In one window of Hyla sarda isolate aHylSar1 chromosome 1, aHylSar1.hap1, whole genome shotgun sequence DNA:
- the LOC130273771 gene encoding uncharacterized protein LOC130273771, with product MENLNRNTNSHVSSYAEEEVDRILGGLKGDATFLATPTIIDVKRSFEYESKRFINMELHLTTLGEYYKNKRIPRGMRSRLRPTVYTESAEFKKRFEEISDRYAFDIILLNLDHLQNELIGVQTRVTELEQSLAKMLSGEEYSTYMEGNKKIMDKFKSEVMDVKKRKWYRDQMDYTKGRVYTWNQQWSNNTDSQFFSPRRGKSNKSFSRNVTNNPAPSKDFLGEGPSVNLTRNPPEEVVEKDIGQGRTRRQKQGKLTPALFQDSKRKT from the coding sequence ATGGAGAATTTGAATAGAAATACTAACTCTCATGTCTCTTCATATGCTGAGGAGGAAGTTGACAGGATTTTGGGAGGTCTTAAAGGGGACGCCACCTTTTTAGCTACACCTACTATCATTGATGTTAAAAGAAGTTTTGAGTATGAGTCTAAGCGGTTTATTAATATGGAACTACATCTTACCACTTTGGGAGAATATTATAAGAACAAACGTATCCCTAGAGGAATGAGGTCACGGCTGCGACCTACAGTATACACAGAAAGTGCAGAGTTTAAGAAGAGGTTTGAGGAAATTTCGGATAGATATGCTTTTGATATTATTCTTTTGAATTTGGATCATCTTCAGAATGAGTTAATTGGTGTACAAACAAGAGTCACTGAATTGGAACAGAGTTTGGCTAAAATGTTGTCGGGAGAGGAATACTCCACATATATGGAGGGTAACAAGAAAATCATGGATAAATTTAAAAGTGAAGTAATGGATGTAAAGAAAAGGAAATGGTATCGTGATCAGATGGACTATACTAAAGGCAGAGTCTATACATGGAATCAACAGTGGTCCAATAATACGGACAGTCAGTTTTTTTCTCCCCGTCGGGGTAAATCTAATAAATCTTTTTCTAGGAATGTTACAAATAATCCTGCTCCTTCCAAAGATTTTTTAGGAGAGGGTCCATCTGTGAACCTTACAAGAAACCCACCAGAAGAGGTGGTCGAAAAAGACATCGGTCAAGGAAGAACCAGAAGACAGAAACAAGGGAAATTAACACCTGCCCTATTCCAGGACAGCAAGAGAAAGACCTGA